A window from Panulirus ornatus isolate Po-2019 chromosome 29, ASM3632096v1, whole genome shotgun sequence encodes these proteins:
- the LOC139758081 gene encoding chitooligosaccharidolytic beta-N-acetylglucosaminidase-like yields the protein MFSRASVALGNALCLVILVLFTVPTAAQFRKQSPWGWSCVNQTCIKQDNNALQKPLDLYTCKLTCGRDGVLWPRPTGLVHIGDQTVHFLSESLALRNVTALTDEVKDLIKKAFDIFKSNVDQIVPDGAGRPITMGPFRKKVTDHRVVVDVWVSGTATSLTLETPEDYTLSINTRGTLTVAKILATNFFGARHALETLSQLIEYDEVTSVLQMVSTAAITDSPVFRYRGILLDTSRNFFSVRAIERTLDAMAANKLNTFHWHITDSQSFPMYLDSLPKMAFYGAYSSRQVYRPADIRHLVEYGRLRGIRVLPELDTPAHVGNGWQWTEKHGLGKVAVCFNQEPWQSYCEEPPCGQLNVANNNSYTILAQIYKEMVDLFGPLDLFHFGGDQVNLNCWNETEDIQAHLEKKGVGLGADSFYQLWGDFHASAYSLLSEANAGRQVPGVVWTSDLTQEERVDRHLNPENYIIQVWTSGRDQTIGHLLRKGYRLILSNHDAWYLDCGFGHPFSHEESWCGSYKGWQAVYDNSPVNIAVNLTGSAHSELLLGGEAALWSEQADEANIDSKLWPRGSALAERLWTNPRTNWERATTRLIHHRQRMVRRGVMAERIQPQWCHQNEGLCYL from the exons ATGTTCTCGAGAGCGAGCGTCGCCTTGGGGAACGCCTTGTGCCTAGTCATCCTTGTCCTCTTCACCGTCCCCACCGCAGCCCAATTCAG GAAACAGAGTCCATGGGGCTGGAGCTGCGTCAACCAGACATGCATCAAACAGGATAACAACGCTCTCCAGAAACCGCTCGACCTGTACACGTGCAAGCTCACGTGCGGAAGAGACGGCGTGCTATGGCCTCGACCTACCGGGCTCGTCCATATTGGAGACCAA ACGGTCCACTTCCTGTCGGAGTCACTGGCACTGCGCAATGTGACCGCCCTCACCGACGAAGTAAAGGATCTGATCAAGAAAGCTTTCGACATCTTCAAGAGCAATGTTGACCAGATCGTACCCGACGGAGCTGGCAGACCTATCACCATGGGACCATTTAGAAAGAAG GTGACAGATCACCGAGTGGTGGTGGACGTCTGGGTGAGCGGGACGGCTACCAGTCTGACGCTGGAGACTCCAGAGGACTACACCCTGAGCATCAACACCCGCGGCACCCTCACCGTCGCCAAGATCCTCGCCACCAACTTCTTCGGCGCGCGCCACGCCCTCGAGACGCTCTCGCAGCTGATCGAGTACGACGAGGTGACCTCAGTGCTCCAG ATGGTGTCCACGGCGGCAATCACCGACTCTCCGGTCTTCAGGTACCGCGGCATACTCCTGGACACGTCGCGCAACTTCTTCAGCGTGAGGGCCATCGAACGAACCTTGGATGCCATGGCGGCCAATAAGCTCAACACCTTCCACTGGCACATCACGGACTCGCAGTCCTTCCCTATGTATCTGGACAGTTTGCCCAAGATGGCCTTCTACGGCGCCTACTCTTCTCGTCAGGTCTACCGTCCCGCAGACATTCGACACCTGGTGGAGTACGGCCGACTTCGGGGAATCCGTGTCCTGCCGGAATTGGACACCCCAGCTCACGTCGGCAATGGATGGCAGTGGACCGAGAAGCATGGACTAGGCAAAGTGGCCGTCTGCTTTAACCAG GAACCCTGGCAGTCTTACTGCGAGGAGCCGCCCTGTGGACAGCTCAACGTCgccaacaacaacagctacaCCATCCTGGCCCAGATCTACAAAGAGATGGTCGACCTCTTCGGTCCTCTTGACCTCTTCCATTTCGGAGGAGACCAG GTGAACCTAAACTGCTGGAACGAGACGGAGGATATCCAGGCTCACCTGGAGAAGAAAGGCGTCGGTTTGGGCGCTGATTCCTTCTACCAACTGTGGGGCGACTTCCACGCGTCGGCGTACAGCCTCCTGTCTGAGGCCAACGCGGGCAGACAGGTCCCGGGCGTTGTGTGGACCTCTGACCTCACGCAAGAGGAGAGAGTTGATCGACACTTGAACCCGGAGAACTACATCATCCAGGTCTGGACTAGTGGCCGGGACCAGACCATAGGCCACCTCCTGAGGAAGGGCTATCGCCTCATCCTCAGCAACCACGACGCCTGGTACCTGGACTGCGGATTTGGACACCCGTTTTCTCACGAAGAAAGCTGGTGTGGATCGTACAAAGGCTGGCAGGCCGTTTACGACAACAGTCCAGTCAACATCGCAGTTAACCTTACTGGATCTGCGCACAGTGAACTTCTGCTGGGTGGCGAAGCCGCCCTTTGGAGTGAGCAGGCAGACGAAGCAAATATAGATTCAAAG CTGTGGCCTCGTGGGTCGGCGCTAGCGGAACGCCTCTGGACCAACCCTCGCACCAACTGGGAGCGCGCCACCACCCGCCTCATCCACCACCGCCAACGGATGGTCAGGAGAGGTGTCATGGCCGAGCGGATCCAGCCTCAGTGGTGCCACCAAAACGAGGGCCTCTGCTACCTGTAG